In Microbacterium maritypicum, the following are encoded in one genomic region:
- a CDS encoding DUF1905 domain-containing protein, which yields MQLRIEGVIWYWRGPAPFHFVTVPPAESELIHEVASIVTYGWGMIPASVTIGSTTVTTALWPKDGGYIVPIKKVLQDREGLGVDGVVELVLDIDA from the coding sequence ATGCAGCTGCGGATCGAGGGAGTCATCTGGTACTGGCGCGGGCCGGCGCCGTTCCACTTCGTCACCGTGCCGCCTGCCGAGAGCGAGCTGATCCACGAGGTCGCGTCGATCGTCACGTACGGGTGGGGGATGATCCCCGCATCCGTCACCATCGGTTCCACCACCGTGACCACGGCCCTCTGGCCGAAGGACGGCGGCTACATCGTGCCGATCAAGAAGGTGCTCCAGGACCGCGAGGGCCTGGGCGTCGATGGCGTGGTCGAACTCGTCCTCGACATCGACGCCTGA